atatatacacacatatacacgtacacacgaataAGTATAAACAAGCCcccgaaaaaaaactataaagatCATCTGCAAACCCAGGAAGCGCCACAGTAGCaccagggtgggtgggtgggtgggcggagtGGGCGGAGAGGGCGGAGCAACGGCGCCCACAGCGAGGTCGGGGCAGCACCCACGATCGTCACGGGCGCCAGCGGACAAATGTGCGGTTCCCAGCGCTCGCCTTGCGGTTCGCCTCTGCCCTCGGGTGCCGCCCCGCTCGTTCGGCTGCTCGCCCTCGGGAACcttagaagaggagggggtgggaggaggaggagggggagggggagggggaggggcatggggaaggagggagaggaagagggggagggggagtaggaagagggggaggcagggagaggaggagggggaggggggaagagggaaggaggaggagggagggagaggaggaagagggagaagaggaagagggagaggaggaggaagcgaggggcgCGGGACCGTGAAAGGAGTCCGAGGGATTACCTGCAACATTATTTGGATAAGACCGCTACCTCCATCCCTGACCCATGGCCCGTGTGTTTGCTTATCCGCACGGACATTAGTACTGTTCTTCACGCAGTATAGAAGTACACACTCATTGCCTTACGTTGCGTGATCTCTAGTCTGACAAATGACACGTTTGTGCGTTCGCTGTTACGCTTAACGGAAGCATGATACTAAAGAATAAAGGGTAAATAGATAACAGTGATGTTTATCTGCTCAAATAACGTCTTTTCTTGATCCTGAAGAGCACGAAAGATGTCTGGAGTACAACGTCTATAAAAAAAAGCGATAATGTAAATGATCTTGCTAAGTTAACGGAATTACAGTTTAAGAGGAAAATTGAATGGAAATGCTGCGGATTACCTTCAATTCAACTTCTTAGAACGTAACCCTTCCGTTTCCCTTCCCAGGCATGGCCGCAGATCCCTCCGATCCTAAACCCTtcttcctgatcctcctcctttctactcctcctccaccacaacacCTTAGCAGGAAACaaacctctccaccccccctcccccccttcccctccttctccccaccgcGCCGACGGAAACCCTAAATTACCTTGATTATCGACGCTGTTTCaccctttctatccccccccccctttctctccctatcattcCCCTTCCACTGGTGtttgtcccttcctctttcctctcttcgtcaCCCCATTACCTCCTCTCCACTCTACTTACCCTGACCCACCTGGCGACTGCCGTTATTTGGCCTCGTTGTTTTATCCTGTTGTGCataccattcatatatatatatatatatatatatatatatatatatatatatatatatatatatatatatatatatatatatatttatttatttatttatttatttatgtgtgtgtgtgtgtgtgtgtgtgtgtgtgtgtgtgtgtgtgtgtgtgtgtgtgtgtgtgtgtgtgtgtgtgtgtgtgtatgaagtgtatatgaagtgtgtatgtgtgtgtatgtgtacatatttctttttatcaattatttccaCATCTTAAAACAAATATAGATTTATGTCCGTATCCCCTCCACCTTTCGTACCTGATCTAACgcgtttcatgtatatatatgtgtgtgtgtgtgtgtgtttgtgtgcgtgtgtacacatttcttttttctcatcaaTAGTTTCCACAGTATCTTAAAACAAAATATAGATTTATGTCCGTATCCCCTCCACCATTCGTACCCGATcgaaacctaacttaacctaaagcATTTCGTGATCTCattcgtgtttctctttctctcgtttcaggAAGGCAAGGAGGACCTCCACTACCACTTCTACCCTCATAACCAGCACTTGTTCAACCTCCCAGAATGCGCCACACAGCAGGTAAGTGTCCGAGAGGAGTAGAAATCGTTTGGAATAAAGTTGCTTAATCATTCTCAGAAGGAAAggagtaattttttttcttttacgttttggctcatttttctgtgttttttttccaattcttatTCCTCTTGTTGTGATTTCTATTAAGTCCGTTATCGCTAGTATGATGTTGAAAATATTGTGTGAAGGtactactctctactctctctctctctctctctctctctcgctctcctctctctctctctcgctctcctctctctctctctcgctctcctctctctctctctcgctctcctctctctttctctctttatgtctctccgtctctctctgtttgtgtgtgtgtagttcctCTGCTCCTGTGCATCTTCCGTTTTCATCATAAGTTCGTTCTCCCTCTCAtggttatcgctctctctctctctctctcttctctctctctctctctctttctttctctctctctctctctctctctctctctctctctctctctctctctctcactcactcactcactcactcactcactcactcactcactcactcactcactccctccctccctttctctctctctctctctcttctctctctctctcttctatatctcgTATACACACTCGTTTAAACATGACGAGGAAATGAGCTAACCATTCAACCATTCTATGAAAGcaagtgagataaaaaaaaaaaacgaaatgtttatatagataaatgaatgaccaGAACAGATGAATGGACAGCCACATCAGAGATCAGATAGACAGCTCAAGGTAAGACATTGTTTTTTTACCGTAAGTTGCCATCTAAATCACAGGACAAAACGACCAGAAACCCGCCTTTCCGATTGCCTGCTTCCTCTAATCCACTTCCCGGACACCGCTAACGTTAGCATCTTCTCGCTGCGTCTCAGCACTTAACGTGTCCGCAGTCCGCTATGTCTGCTAAACTGACGCACACAAGCACGTTTTCCCGCCACTGTGATCGGTGTTTTTGCGCTTCCCAAAAGAGGGAAACCTCACGACGTGTCTTTTGAGATTAAGTGCTTCATTTACGCTACATAGAGATGTGTTATGAATACAGTTTTATCAgaaaacatacgtatacatacatatatatatatatatatatatatatatatatatatatatatatatattgtatatatacgtaatatataggaatttgtatatttttgtatatatacctttatgtatacatatgtatatatatgtatatgtatatgtatatgtatatatatatatatatatatatatatatatatatatatatatatatatatatactgtacatatgtatatacgtatatctatatttatatctatctagctgtgaatctatctacatatatgtatgtatgtttgtatatacacattatacataattgcatacatacatacgcaccctCCTTCTCTCGTGCGCAGCTCCCCACTctctactcaccccccccccccccttggcatcCACTCACTCTCACCTCGCAGCTCTCCTGgcactctgtccctctctcactcactcatttactcactcacccaccaagccactcactcactcgctcgctcgctgactgactgtctgactgactcGCTTACCCACTCACTGACTTTCTCACTGACTCACTCGCTTACCCACTCACTGACTTTCTCACTGACTCACTCGCTTACCCACTCACTGACTTTCTCACTGACTCACTCGCTTACCCACTCACTGACTTTCTCACTGACTCACTCGCTTACCCACTCACTGACTTTCTCACTGACTCACTCGCTTACCCACTCACTGACTTTCTCACTGACTCACTCGCTTAcccactcactgactcactcgctTACCCACTCACTGACTTTCTCACTGACTCACTcgcttacccactcactcactcattcgctcactgactgactgactcactcgtGTACCCATTGACTCACTGACACACTCACTGACTCGTTTACCCAAtaactgactcactcactcactctctcactgactcactcccTTACTCACTCGCCCCTCTCCCGCAGGTGTGCAACGCGGTGTACAAGCGCCTGAACTTCACGCAGCCCCTGTGCGCGTGTCCCTCCGGCAGCGACCCCTGCAGCGCCTCCTTCAGGGCAGACGACCGCAGATCCATCGAGCTCAGGATGGGCGGCCCGCAGTCCCAGGTCAGAAGGGGAAGGTTCCTTGGACTTCTTAGTGTCATTTTCCTCCTtgcgtgttttttattttattttattatttttttttttattattattattattatttttttagtgtcattttcctccttgcgtgatttttttttttgtgtcattttctctttgcgtgttttttattctttttttttttcattttattttcttatttttagtgCCATTTTCTCCTTgcgtgatttttattttatttatttcttattttatttatctatttatttattttctctttttgcgATGCtgtattcttgtttcttttgaaCGGAGGCGGTAAGTGAAGGTGTTTAGAAGATGTATAATGTGAACAATCCAGTGGTGTGAAATATCTGAACTAAATGCAATATTTAaaacttttctctgtctgtctgtctgtctctcgctttccctccctccccacctctctctctctctcccctttctctccccctccctccttcccttcccctttccctcccccccctttctcttaaaatcctcccttttctctccccctccctccttccctccccctccccctctgcccccccccctttctcttaaaaccctcccctttctcttaaccccctcctttctcttaaaaccctccccctccctccttccctcccccccctttctcttaaaacccttcccctccctccttctctccccctctgcccccccttttTCTAAaaaccctccccttttctctccctcttaaaaccctcccctttccccccccaggCCGTGACCCTGATCAAGACGTGCGAGCCAATCTGGAGTGTGCGTGAGTGCAAGAGCCCGAGAGACTGGTCCATCCTTGCCCTGCAGAACACTCGCACGGGGAAGGCTCACTACCTCGTCATCTGCAAGTGCCCGGACAGTGCACGGCTTGGTGAGGACGGCGAGACAGGACGTTTGACCGTAGGATCTCTTGTCTAACACTGTTGGctgttttgattctctctctctctctctctctctctctttttgtttttgtaatatgACGTCTTGTTACTTTATGACATCGTGGACGACTGTCGTGCTGCTCTAGACGTAATACCGAGACGGTGGACGACTTTCTGTGACTGACTGAACGCTGGGTGGCCTTCTGGAGCTGCGGGTTATCAGCTGACGTGATGACTGACCCCTTGTTACGAAATGAATGACTCTCTAATACTGCGGATGGTTTCTGACACTCTGATCGACTTTCTGATGTAGTTTTGCTACAGCATGATCGATCTTCTTGTGCTATGAGTAATCATCTGGCACAAGGAGTCATTAATCGACTACATGACCGATTTTCTGGCACAGGGGAGCGTGCCGAGTGTGTGACTTCACATACTGTGACTTGTTACACCAAAACTGGCGACCTGGAAACGAAATTGACGTCCTGGTGTTACGATGATTTTGTATCTAATGTGACTGACGTTCCGACTCAAAGGCTTCAGTTCTATTTTTCATTATGACAGATTGTTGTTGTCACAGATAGCAAGACTGATGACACGCTGATGTTCGACTAACAGCATTACAGAATGATTGGGTGTTTTCATAATGCTGCTGCTCCACCATCTGGCTCGTGGATGCAGGATGGACTCTCGAAAATGACTCTCAGACCCAATGGATGTTGTGACTCACATTCCCATTCCAGTTTGAACGCTTCAACGCCACGAAACTTCACATTAACTGACTCTCCGGTTTCAGGACGTTTCAGGAAAGGTATCTCGGGGCCAGTGATACCGGGAATCGAGGACATTGCGTGGGAGAAGTTAACCGATTGACGCAAAGTGCCATTAAACTGCACGGAGATATTCGGACACGGCTTTGATATTATGCAAATGGGACTCGAGTTTATGGACTGGACTGAACCGCTGGCCATTTACCCAACCGCTAAATAAAACTGAGGTTCCCGTACAACTGCCGACAGCTTCAATTTATTTGGCTAATAGCACGGGAACTATCATCAGCTGACCAccagtacacatatacataattgtcAACAGGTTTTGCTAATTTCTAAGATACTCTAGATTCGTCACTGATGCAGAGTTTCAAGGTAGAAGAGAGCGATCTGAATGTCTTGTAAGTCATATAGTGGAGATGGTGGGTAGTGATTGATGTCAATAAGAATCCTTTTTAGGCAAATTAGTTTATGCTGATAGACTCGTttagtcataatatatatatatatatatatatatatatatacatatatatatatacatacatatatatatatatatatatatatatatatatatatatatatatatatatatacacacatctttgcACAAATTAGgtttattgaaatatatgaaacaacggtttcggaatcctcctggaatacacacacacacacacacacacacacacacacacacacacacacacacacacacacacacacacacacacacacacacacacacacacacacacacaacacacacacacacacacacaaacacacacacacacacacacatgtgtatatatgcatgtgtgtgtatatatgtatatatatatgtatatatatgtatatatgtatatatatatatatatatgtatatatatatatatatgtatgtatatatatatatatatatatatatatatatatatatatatatatatatatatatatatatatatatatgtgtgtgtgtgtgtgtgtgtgtgtgtgtgtgtgtgtatatatatatatatatatatatatatatatatatatatatatatatatatatatatatatatatggatgtctaCATTTGCTCAGGCTCACCAACCAACATGTCTGGTCTTGGTACATTTCGCTTATCTCATTAAAATACAAGCATTTATCAtctgatttgtttattttcaagaCGTTTAGAGATTATGAATGTAAAGTTGAAACTGATACACGTATAAAAAATGTTTTTAACGAATCAAATGCCTAAACATCTCCTAATttagtagatatatatgaatagcacTTTAACTGATgtgatttatttttaaatgttatAGAACGGATTATATGATTCGAATACCGTTCAGTTACTGATGTGAAATAAGTATTTGTGATCGTCAATTGACCAGAATCCTACAGCGAAACCATATATGATATCACAATGGACAAGAATTCAATTCATATGGATTATCGTTCAATCTAAAAGACTTTACTAGTGCATAATTCAAATTCTTTGAGGTATAACAACCATCTTGACTTTTAACCCGGCATTCGTTATAATCACTCTttgaaaattatatatgcataatattttACATAACTAATTATATAACATTCCGTCGTGGACACCTTGACACAGTCACGCAAAAAAATAGAGCACATCTCACACCCAAATGACATTAGTCTCAACAGAATTGGAGCACGTGACAATTGCTGCTGCTGCAGTGACGCTCCTATAACTCAGTCACATAATTCCATCAGTAATATTGGCCTTTAGAGCTCTTATTGACAACGACTGAGTACCTGATGTGTGGCTcgtagaacttttttttttaattgacaaCAGCAATTTAACCTCAAGACAAACCGCCACAGAGCTCAAGATTTCGTGAAATGGCGACACATTTCGACCCAAGACCAGATACTCGACCAATTTTTTTTCATCGCAGCTGCCCTGACTCCTCACGTAGCCCCAAGTCACTCAGAACTTTACGAAACTGCAACTGAAACCGAACCGTGACTGTAGATGTGAAGCCTGAGATTAGAGAACCGTTGATAAATGGCTGCCATGACTCAGGAGATTATTCAGTCTTCTTGACCAATGACCGATATATCAGAAGGGGAGTTCCTGATGACTTCGATGACTCAGATACCCCACTGACCATTCTCCAACGTGCAGAGTATCATGCAACGTGCTCAGTGTCATGCAGCGGCTGATTCTGTAAACGGCGACACCAAACATACAGATCACATGATTAACCTGAAGGAGTGAGATACCTTCCAGATTGGTGGAGTGAGGATGCATTTCCACACCGAAAGCTGAAGCCGAGAGAATGAGAGCCCGTGAGAAAATTCGGATGATTCAGTAAGTATGCATCAGTAGGAGGCGAAGGCAACACACGGaataagaagggaaatgaaaacgaaagagaaaataatagaaaaatgctAAACGGCTCGGACCTTTGCCGTGGTAAGAAATTCACTGGTAAATCGCACCCAACCACGCTGGGAAGTTGGACCAAAGCTTTGTGAAAGGTCTCTGTGCCTTTTCGTTCACGCGTGAGTAAGTATGCTATAATTTCCAATATTGGTCGCAGAAAAAAAGATGGTTTGTACGTCCATTTCTTTTTCATATGGAACTTctccataattatatacatgatacCCATACCTCCAACAATGTGAATCTGGATTTGAAAGACTATATTTATCGAAATCACTTTTGCCAGTGCTCCCAACACCcaaacaaaaccccccaaaaaattgaatacatccttttttcttcttctatttcccaaCATAAACCAAACACCCCATTTCTCCCTGTGCAGACGGACCCCTCAACCACGACCAGCCCGCCTACGCCCAAGTCCCAGGCATCCGAGTCTATGGCATGATGTGTATTCGCAGCAGTTTCCGCCGCGCCGGCCGTGTGGCGAGAGGTGAGCTGGAGGGTCTGTGacttttcgtctatttttttctttcctttctttgatatcgtgttttttttttgtttgtttgtttgctttgggaTGGTGTGAGCTCGTGGGTCtgtaatttttctattttttcctttcttttctttgatatcgtgttttgttgttgtttggtttgctttgggttggtgttttctttccctttctttgatACCGTGAGTTTTTTTGGTTATGTTGGGTGTACTTTGGGTTGGTGTTGGTTCGCTTCGTGATTCGGGGAGAAAATCTAGAAATTATGCCAGTATTTTGATATTAATTTCGAATATAAAGTTAGGCGTGGGCACAAGTACATACTGCTGAGCCTATACGATAATACAATAAGTATATGTAATAGCTTAACGTAGATCAATTGATATagttaatgaaaatatttaattgtgtagttaataaaatatataattatatagttgataaaaaatataattttatagttaataaaaagatatataattatatagttaataaaaaatatataattatatagttaaaaatagatatattattatattgttaataaaaaatatagctatatatttcataaaaaggtatataattatagttaataaaaagatatataattatagttaGTAAAAAGGTATATGATTATATAGTTaatgaattatataatataaactaGTTATATGAAATATACAGTTAATCTAGTCtggaaatatattaataaatcagTAGTTaatgaattatataatataattgttatgttatataatatatacagttaATCTAGTCagtgaaaatatattaataaaacagtacatttgatataaataatataagtaatgtACAGCAGTTGATCAGATCAGATCCTTCAAAGCAACCCCCGCCCACAGACAGCAGGTTGGCCTTCCCGTGGGGGCGTGTGTCTGAAGCCCTCAAGGACGAGAAAATCCTCCAGGACCTCTTAGCTGACGCCCCCTACGCCCACGCCCCCATCTTCTAGACCCACGCCCAccagccacgcccacgcccgccgcgcCTCCTGGGGGTGGGCGTGGCCGCGGCAGTACCCTCTCGGACCGTTTCGTCAAGGACATGCTGGCGTGTCCTTTTTTAGTCATGAATTTCTCTTCAGGCGGGAATCCTTTGGTGTGACGGACGTGTGGCTTCCGGGACTCGGCGCTGAGGAGGTCACGTCCTTGACCTTGTCTTCTCCGGCGAGGTCGAGTCCCTGGAAGGTCATTTTTTTAAAGAGATTGTCTCCCTGACCTGGTCTTGGAAAGGGCTGGCGAGGGGACAGCTGTATATCGTTCATTGGGGAAAACTGAGGGGAAGCTATGTCATTtagtttcattgttttttttttatctattgaaaattgagaaaaaagtaTTTCTATTCTAGTATTTCCTATTATAGAATTATTATCCGTACTTCTCTGCAGTCTTTGTAAATTATAAAACAAATacgaataatatatttattatatttctttttttgtataaaaaGGGCTTTTAATGTCATCTCATGTGTTACGGCAATAACGTAAATTAACCGAAATTTCCCTTTACCTATAACAGGAAACAttgaattttatatatgtgtattttccaTTACCTATAAcaaactaattatatatatatatatatatatatatatatatatatatatatatatatatatatgtatgtatgtatacgtattcaAAGAACAGCCGAATAACACATTGAACACAAATGACATTCTGTTTTCGATCTCTCTCACCGAGCCAGTGAGCTCAACCCTAGTTTATCTgtgatgcaatattttttttgGTCTCGTAACCCTTTTGTTGTTTCTAATAATATTTAATGTGTACAATATATTCATAGTATCTTATATACACGAAAACtaatataaacacagacagacatacatgtagTAATACTGTTGTTTCTAATAATATTTCATGTGCACAATATATTCATAGTATCATATACACgaaaactaacaaacagacacagacatacacatacatactacttGTTTCTAATAATATTTAATGTGTACAATATATTCATAGTATCTTATATACACGCAaactaatacaaacacacagacacagacacaaacatgtaGTAGTATTTGTTGCGGTTTTTCTGTCCATATGCAATTGTACTGTACATAACTAAACGGCGAATGTTACTGTGTTATAATGCACTGATGTCGAGCAACCGGAATATCATAATATATCTGTTATCTTTCAGCCTTATCATGCATCGCCAAATGTACAAAGTTGACTAAATAAATCTAGTTAAATGAGAAATGAGTGTATTTAACCCGATGCTGTAGgatgtgggagaaagggagacatagagagagagagagagaaagagagagagagagagagagagagagagagagagagagagagagagagagagagatagatagagagagagagagagagagagagagagagagagagaaagagaatgagagaaagagggatggggagggggaggggagagagacagagagagagagagggagagagggagagagagagagagagagagagagagagagagagagagagagagagagagagagagggtggtagatagatgaataaatagataaacagatatagagtgagagagagtatgtgaaagAGAATACTAGTTAATACAactaaaggaggaagaaaataaaatcagattTCAAAACTTTATTCACTCAATTTCTACCACATGCACTAAACAAGATTATAAATATCCCTACAATTGTTTCCTTAAACATGATTTCAATGCGGCCTTTCTATAGGGCAAGATATACACGTAATAGCCATTCACATTAGTGTTCTGACATGGAATGCGTAAAACAATACAACTCTCATTCATATTTGCTCAGACGCACAGGTACACCGCACTTCTGGAACTGTATACGTATTGTATTGTACAGTATTTCTGAAGCCAAGTTACTCACCATAGAGTAGTGTCCTTGTATCTCAGACAAAGTAAATGGTTGAAGTTTTGTTATTCGCTCTGCACTGACTGAAACCAAGTTACTCCTTATTTTGATTGTCTTCATTTATCAACAGCAGAACAGTCATTCCATTACGAAGCAATAGATGCTAACGGCTAGTTGTACAATTGCTAAAGACTTACTGGGAATCGTTATAAGAAATACTGCGTGGTGTAAGTCAAATGCCATATgtaatttcataattatattcTTTAGCTCAATCTATGCGTGACTGACTCATCAATCTGATTGTCAGCTACAGTTTATTGTTGGAAACctataagatgaaaaaaagaattcTTGAGATTACTTttttaagaaggaaaaagaaaagatcatgagatttttttttaaagaaggaaaaagaaaagattatgagattttttttaagaagaaaaaagaaaagatcagtCCTGAATCTTCTTCGCTGCTCAGTCGTCGTTTACAAGTCTTCCAAGGCGCCGGGGATGGAATGCGTTGGGGACTTCAAGAGGGAAGTCCTGGATCCTGCGGAGCTCGGCACGGAGAGGGTGTCCATCGAGGGGGCCTTCTCTACGTCCTTCGGGGGAGCCTTCTCGACGTCCTTCGGGGGAGCCTTCTCTACGTCCTTCGGGGGAGCCTTCTCGACGTCCTTCGAGTCCTTCGGTTTCTTCTTGTCGGCGGCGGGGAGGTCGAGGGCCTTCTTGTCCGTTCCCTTGGCCTCCTCCACGGTGTTCTTCCCGGTCAGGCCGATCTCCCGGGCCAGCCAGCGGCACTTCTCGACGATCTGCTCCTGCATCAGGTTGAGGCACATGGACAGCAGCGCCATGcctgggggagggacgagggggaggtgagacggggggagggacgggggaggaggtgagcaggggggagggacgggggaggaggttaacctggggagggacgggggaaggggaggtgagcaggggggagggacgggggaggaggtgagcaggggagagggacgagggaggaggtcaacatggggagggacgggggtgggggaggtgagcagggggagggacgagggggagatgagcagggggaggggcgagggaggaggtcaacatggggagggatggggggggaggtgagcaggggggagggacgagggaggaggtcaacatggggagggatggggggggaggtgagcaggggggagggacgagggagcaGGTCAAcatgtggagggatggggggggagg
The sequence above is a segment of the Penaeus vannamei isolate JL-2024 chromosome 31, ASM4276789v1, whole genome shotgun sequence genome. Coding sequences within it:
- the dsx-c73A gene encoding uncharacterized protein dsx-c73A; amino-acid sequence: MFSHSAVLVLAVVATACQGIEVIESVFKGEKYEGEASRLENLPYSSSHIAAAFGSDGGDLQARKVPDEEGRNFPYSGLMQQLGEALNNLVSAHLGQGGRQDEGRDLDLQEEGKQEGKEDLHYHFYPHNQHLFNLPECATQQVCNAVYKRLNFTQPLCACPSGSDPCSASFRADDRRSIELRMGGPQSQAVTLIKTCEPIWSVRECKSPRDWSILALQNTRTGKAHYLVICKCPDSARLDGPLNHDQPAYAQVPGIRVYGMMCIRSSFRRAGRVARDSRLAFPWGRVSEALKDEKILQDLLADAPYAHAPIF